In Pseudomonas rhizosphaerae, one DNA window encodes the following:
- the uvsE gene encoding UV DNA damage repair endonuclease UvsE gives MITPRIGFACQYRHSIRALTLAELKLIEGAYNPRTTTLRWMNSVATQVAHEKLQEVITHNLQAQMQLLDYVAQLPEAMRMLRLSSDLLPFYSHPQVAAFYQEPERQAWLAERFAAMGQLARDSGIRLSFHPGQFCVLGSDKPPVVENSLAEFEYHADMIRMMGYGVQFQDFKCNVHIAGRLGAEGTRAIWPRLSQVARNCITFENEEKTYGVDDCLQLADLAPVVLDIHHCWINENDYIAMDDPRVDRIVDSWRGVRPVMHYSQPQERLQELGFTAEQKLEMDALLQVVSKRDLYGHSELMWNHWTNVYALQFLERFDIMFEAKHKNQATLEFYRRYMM, from the coding sequence ATGATCACTCCCCGCATCGGCTTCGCCTGCCAATACCGACACTCGATTCGTGCCCTGACCCTTGCCGAGCTGAAGCTCATCGAGGGTGCCTACAACCCGCGGACCACTACCTTGCGCTGGATGAACAGCGTCGCCACCCAGGTGGCGCACGAGAAACTGCAAGAGGTCATCACCCATAATCTGCAGGCCCAAATGCAGTTGCTCGACTACGTGGCCCAACTGCCCGAAGCCATGCGCATGCTGCGCCTGAGCAGCGACCTGCTACCGTTTTACAGCCACCCTCAGGTTGCGGCTTTCTACCAGGAGCCCGAGCGTCAGGCGTGGCTGGCCGAGCGTTTCGCGGCCATGGGGCAATTGGCGCGCGATTCCGGCATCCGCCTGTCTTTTCACCCCGGGCAATTTTGCGTGCTGGGCTCGGACAAACCACCCGTGGTGGAGAACAGCCTGGCGGAGTTCGAGTACCACGCCGACATGATCCGCATGATGGGCTACGGTGTGCAGTTCCAGGATTTCAAATGCAACGTGCACATCGCCGGTCGTCTGGGCGCCGAAGGCACCCGCGCGATCTGGCCGCGCCTGTCGCAGGTGGCGCGAAACTGCATCACCTTCGAGAACGAAGAAAAAACCTACGGCGTCGACGACTGCCTGCAACTCGCCGACCTGGCACCCGTGGTGCTCGACATTCACCACTGCTGGATCAACGAGAACGACTACATCGCCATGGACGACCCTCGCGTAGATCGCATCGTCGACAGCTGGCGCGGCGTGCGGCCGGTCATGCATTACTCCCAGCCCCAGGAGCGCCTGCAGGAACTGGGTTTCACCGCCGAGCAGAAACTGGAAATGGACGCGCTGCTGCAAGTGGTTTCCAAGCGCGATCTCTACGGCCACAGCGAGCTGATGTGGAACCACTGGACCAACGTCTACGCGCTGCAGTTTCTCGAGCGCTTCGACATCATGTTCGAGGCCAAGCACAAGAATCAGGCAACCTTGGAGTTCTACCGGCGTTACATGATGTAA
- a CDS encoding metallophosphoesterase family protein, producing the protein MKVGIISDTHGLLRPEAVAALQGCERIIHAGDIGKGDIVQHVSAIAPVQVVSGNNDVGMPWADSVADVLHFDLEGWPTLLVHDIADVPAALRSDTRLVITGHSHKPLIQWRRDCLYINPGSAGRRRFKLPVTLVLLDVQPKALQPELIHLVP; encoded by the coding sequence GTGAAAGTAGGCATCATTTCCGACACCCATGGCCTGCTGCGGCCTGAAGCCGTGGCAGCGCTCCAGGGCTGCGAACGGATCATTCACGCCGGTGACATCGGCAAGGGTGACATCGTCCAGCACGTGTCTGCCATCGCTCCGGTGCAGGTGGTTTCGGGCAACAACGATGTCGGCATGCCATGGGCCGATTCGGTGGCGGACGTGCTGCATTTCGACCTCGAAGGCTGGCCCACCTTGCTGGTCCACGACATCGCCGACGTACCGGCCGCCTTGCGCAGCGACACGCGCCTGGTCATCACCGGCCACTCGCACAAGCCACTGATCCAGTGGCGCCGCGACTGCCTCTACATCAACCCCGGCAGTGCAGGCCGCCGCCGTTTCAAGCTGCCGGTTACGCTGGTCTTGCTCGACGTCCAGCCTAAAGCCCTGCAACCAGAATTGATTCACCTGGTGCCCTGA
- the lldD gene encoding FMN-dependent L-lactate dehydrogenase LldD, with the protein MIISASTDYRAAAQRRLPPFLFHYIDGGAYAEHTLRRNVSDLADIALRQRVLRNMSELNLETQLFGETLAMPVALAPIGLCGMFARRGEVQAAKAADAKGIPFTLSTVSVCPIEEVAPAISRPMWFQLYVLKDRGFMKNALERARAAGVKTLIFTVDMPVPGARYRDAHSGMSGANGPMRRMWQAVTHPAWAWDVGLHGRPHDLGNISTYRGNPTGLADYIGWLGNNFDPSISWKDLEWIREFWDGPMIIKGILDPQDARDAVSFGADGIVVSNHGGRQLDGVLSSARALPAIADAVKGDLAILADSGIRSGLDVVRMIALGSDTVLLGRAFIYALAVAGGAGVSNLLGLIEKEMRVAMVLTGAKSISEIGSDSLVR; encoded by the coding sequence ATGATCATTTCAGCGTCCACCGATTACCGCGCGGCTGCACAACGTCGCCTGCCGCCTTTTCTGTTCCACTACATCGACGGCGGCGCCTACGCCGAGCATACGCTGCGGCGCAATGTCAGCGACCTGGCCGACATCGCCCTGCGCCAACGGGTGCTGCGCAACATGTCCGAGTTGAATCTGGAAACGCAGCTGTTTGGCGAGACCTTGGCCATGCCGGTGGCACTGGCACCCATCGGACTGTGCGGCATGTTCGCCCGTCGCGGGGAGGTGCAGGCGGCCAAGGCGGCAGATGCCAAGGGTATTCCGTTCACGCTGTCGACGGTGTCGGTCTGCCCGATCGAGGAAGTTGCTCCGGCGATTTCCCGGCCGATGTGGTTCCAGCTGTACGTGCTCAAGGACCGTGGCTTCATGAAGAACGCCTTAGAGCGCGCCCGCGCTGCCGGCGTGAAGACGCTGATTTTCACCGTGGACATGCCGGTGCCCGGTGCTCGCTACCGGGATGCGCATTCGGGCATGAGCGGCGCCAACGGGCCGATGCGGCGCATGTGGCAGGCCGTGACCCATCCGGCCTGGGCCTGGGACGTGGGCCTGCACGGTCGTCCCCATGATCTGGGCAATATCTCCACCTACCGTGGCAACCCTACCGGGCTGGCCGACTACATCGGCTGGCTGGGCAACAATTTCGATCCGTCGATTTCCTGGAAAGACCTGGAATGGATTCGTGAGTTCTGGGATGGGCCGATGATCATCAAGGGCATCCTCGACCCCCAGGATGCGCGCGACGCGGTGAGTTTCGGTGCCGATGGCATCGTGGTGTCCAACCATGGCGGGCGTCAGCTCGATGGTGTGTTGTCCAGTGCTCGAGCCTTGCCGGCGATTGCCGACGCGGTGAAGGGCGATCTGGCGATACTGGCCGATTCGGGTATACGCAGCGGGCTGGATGTGGTGCGCATGATCGCCCTTGGCTCCGACACGGTGCTGCTGGGGCGGGCATTCATCTACGCCTTGGCGGTGGCCGGCGGCGCAGGCGTCAGCAACCTGCTGGGGTTGATCGAGAAAGAGATGCGCGTGGCCATGGTGTTGACCGGAGCCAAGTCCATCAGCGAGATCGGTTCGGATTCGCTGGTGCGTTGA
- a CDS encoding ExbD/TolR family protein codes for MAFSTQDTDEVLSEINVTPLVDVMLVLLVVFIVTAPLLTNSIPINLPKTEAVAPAEQKDPLVVSIDEQGKLFINKDEIQPDLLQTNLQSARQKDPDVRVQLQADDGVNYGEVARAMASIEKAGITKLAVITAK; via the coding sequence ATGGCCTTTTCCACTCAAGACACGGACGAGGTGCTCAGCGAGATCAACGTGACGCCTCTGGTAGACGTCATGCTGGTGCTGCTGGTGGTGTTCATCGTCACCGCGCCGTTGCTGACCAATTCGATCCCGATCAACCTGCCCAAGACCGAAGCGGTGGCACCTGCCGAGCAGAAGGACCCGCTGGTGGTGAGCATCGACGAGCAAGGCAAGCTGTTCATCAACAAGGACGAAATCCAGCCGGACCTGCTTCAGACCAACCTGCAAAGCGCCAGGCAGAAAGACCCCGATGTGCGCGTACAACTGCAGGCCGATGACGGCGTCAACTACGGCGAAGTAGCCCGCGCCATGGCCTCCATCGAAAAGGCAGGCATCACCAAACTGGCGGTGATCACCGCCAAGTAG